Proteins encoded by one window of Yamadazyma tenuis chromosome 2, complete sequence:
- the GRR1 gene encoding SCF ubiquitin ligase complex subunit (EggNog:ENOG503NYMA; BUSCO:EOG09260GOF; COG:S) translates to MSSPSSTNEDPEFVFAPAGPRNSQFRRERDSFSSDTLTPNLRKGKYDPSTFEMTDIDDADTNFQELKESLVNIRSRRSEIQTLNYRNSPLLNLPTEVLLQIFHHLDRRDLFSLLTVCREFSELIIEILWFRPNMQSDMSFKHIRQIMSLPPHTTHWNYRLYIKRLNLSFMTKLVNDDLLSLFIGCPKLERLTLVNCNKLSRTPISNVLDRCERLQSIDLTGVTDIQDDIFLTLARNCPRLQGLYAPGCGNVSEDAVITLLRACPMLKRIKFNNSENITDHSILAMYENCKSLVEVDLHNCPEVTDLYLRKIFLELSQLREFRISNAPGITDNLLGLLPNSFYLEKLRIIDMTGCNAITDKFVEKLVICAQRLRNVVLSKCLQITDASLRALSKLGRSLHYLHLGHCLLITDFGVTSLVRYCHRIQYIDLACCSQLTDWSLAELATLPKLRRIGLVKCHLITDNGIVELVRRRGEQDCLERVHLSYCTRLSIGPIYLLLKTCPRLTHLSLTGIQAFLRREITQYCREPPPDFNEYQKSLFCVFSGDGVNQLRNHLQQIMEDRAYALDQGEGQPQLANMNPGNRIGSFQNRAVNNNPNTENGNVDILRLDNPPPMGNFGATGTNDEEGISLWARQRGLGILRDNNEMTPNEIQDINREIFTELTQGDGANNQQMTPGERAHQQLRENFTRFIRSQEHQRFSQRAMAYGQRRGGVQIMNGIGSNAPQISQPAVFPNEGQPDIPIMNDDEDGDVEMSATDLFGGTNNNGA, encoded by the coding sequence ATGAGTTCTCCCAGCAGCACCAACGAGGATCCCGAGTTTGTGTTTGCTCCTGCAGGTCCCAGAAATCTGCAGTTCCGTCGGGAAAGAGATTCGTTCAGTTCAGATACTTTGACGCCCAACCTAAGAAAGGGTAAATATGATCCTAGTACTTTTGAAATGACTGATATCGACGATGCCGACACCAATTTCCAAGAACTTAAAGAGTCTTTGGTGAATATACGGAGTCGGAGAAGTGAAATCCAGACTTTGAATTATCGGAACTCGCCGTTGTTGAATTTGCCTACCGAAGTGTTATTACAAATCTTTCATCATTTAGACAGAAGGGACTTGTTTTCCCTATTGACGGTATGCAGAGAGTTCAGCGAATTGATCATTGAAATCCTATGGTTTAGACCAAACATGCAAAGCGATATGTCTTTCAAACACATCAGGCAAATCATGAGCTTGCCACCCCATACCACCCACTGGAATTATCGCTTATATATTAAGAGGCTTAATTTGTCGTTTATGACCAAGCTCGTCAACGATGATTTACTCTCGTTGTTTATAGGCTGTCCCAAGCTTGAACGGTTGACTTTGGTTAATTGTAACAAATTATCCAGAACCCCAATCAGTAATGTATTGGATAGGTGTGAACGGCTCCAGTCGATTGATTTGACGGGTGTCACCGATATACAAGATGACATATTCTTGACATTGGCCAGGAACTGCCCTAGACTACAAGGGTTGTACGCTCCTGGGTGTGGTAATGTCAGTGAAGATGCAGTGATCACCTTATTAAGGGCTTGCCCCATGCTTAAgagaatcaagttcaacaacagtGAAAATATCACCGATCACTCCATTTTGGCCATGTATGAGAACTGCAAGTCTTTGGTAGAAGTCGACTTGCACAACTGCCCGGAGGTTACAGACTTATACTTACGAAAGATCTTTTTGGAGTTGTCTCAATTGAGGGAGTTCAGGATTAGTAACGCTCCAGGGATCACCGACAACTTATTGGGGCTTTTACCCAACTCTTTctacttggaaaagttaAGAATCATCGATATGACTGGCTGTAATGCCATCACGGATAAGTTTGTTGAGAAACTAGTGATATGCGCCCAAAGGTTGAGAAACGTTGTCTTGTCCAAGTGCTTGCAGATCACCGATGCGTCGTTGAGGGCATTGTCAAAGTTGGGTAGAAGTTTACACTACCTTCATTTGGGCCACTGTTTACTAATCACTGATTTTGGAGTCACTTCTTTGGTCAGATATTGTCATCGAATTCAGTATATCGATCTTGCCTGTTGCTCTCAATTGACCGATTGGTCATTGGCAGAATTGGCCACTTTACCAAAATTGAGAAGAATAGGTTTGGTCAAATGCCATTTAATAACTGACAACGGAATAGTTGAGTTGGTCAGGCGGAGAGGCGAGCAGGACTGTTTGGAAAGAGTTCATTTATCTTACTGTACTCGTCTATCAATTGGGCCTATTTATTTGCTCTTGAAGACCTGTCCGAGGTTGACACATTTATCGTTGACGGGAATTCAAGCATTCTTGAGAAGAGAGATCACCCAGTACTGTCGTGAGCCTCCTCCAGATTTCAACGAATACCAAAAGTCTTTGTTCTGTGTGTTCTCGGGAGATGGAGTTAACCAGTTAAGAAATCACTTACAACAAATCATGGAGGACAGAGCATATGCTTTAGACCAAGGCGAAGGACAACCGCAGTTGGCCAACATGAACCCAGGAAATAGAATTggttcttttcaaaataGAGCTGTCAATAACAACCCTAATACCGAAAATGGTAATGTCGATATTCTAAGATTGGATAATCCTCCACCCATGGGCAATTTTGGTGCTACCGGTACCAATGACGAAGAAGGAATAAGCTTATGGGCTAGACAAAGAGGATTGGGGATCTTGAGAGACAACAATGAAATGACTCCAAATGAAATCCAGGACATTAATAGAGAAATCTTCACAGAACTTACACAAGGGGATGGGGCCAACAATCAACAAATGACACCCGGCGAACGTGCACATCAGCAGTTGAGAGAAAATTTCACTAGGTTCATAAGAAGCCAAGAACATCAGCGGTTCAGTCAACGAGCAATGGCGTATGGTcaaagaagaggaggagTGCAGATCATGAATGGAATTGGATCCAATGCTCCTCAGATTTCCCAACCGGCAGTGTTTCCTAATGAAGGTCAACCTGATATTCCAATTATGAacgacgatgaagatggcGATGTTGAGATGTCCGCCACTGATTTGTTTGGCGGCACTAATAATAATGGGGCATAA
- a CDS encoding uncharacterized protein (COG:A; EggNog:ENOG503NVAJ): MATSHPSDTLGGDFLDSNSINARRKRSGSLFSTNSIWNDDNISIQSQNLLESTISNNTIGTPSSFISPTLGAQPSSLNLNGVSNNPNVNDPDNNDYNANVHQMINRNRSYTTNATLPANGHGHMDLSMLDANGVNAQSGLSPQYMSTSAGNKNEINSLLGNLMSNIGGTSPGAARNRAQTFSGMVPLQSEGVHSQQYYNRLQQQQQHVQQQQHAQQQPQYQQVQFQYGQNYAQQPLLVDDFDMSSMVITNNFENPNLGPTNHLLFDNLPSFFDSAKLFSVLNDSFGNNNRHLNNILSIRTTTTSTSKLALVTCSSLEVAMNLKANFNHYEVVPGIILYIAFAKCHDPVPTSTGSSSSSSKSTSGQTTNSNNVNHSPDHEPVNEGVIVLENKKISRIDVSQVKDSLLHTIDQIIGDNHGSRVDKNKIISIINRTLSYTNSNYQDNFGPLPDPIPVRQFDAPKLRELRKDLEFNELLVLEGHTLPETNDKLKNHNIGDNRSMSQMDLEDLCLVMLDELPELCYDYIGNTVVQKLFLLVKSPLIKLMMVKEITPYLTQLSIHKNGTWAIQKIINLCHDDYQQQYIIGASLKPYTVKLFNDQFGNYALQGCIKFKSPFNDFLFESILDNFIEISFGRFGSRSIRTILETSDERYITKEQIVLISGLIIEYANELVVNNNGSLLITWFLDTFSGFGHRFEKKYELLTKKFVEHLDVLCRHKLANLTILKILNNRQDLRSKQIIMDKIFGKFDDTNGDETIKPPSKLLETILTEDSDPNNNAGPLFIYKILSNPLLLNLTNYSHNHDEKDMNKNSRYQKFIIQQIRRLLLELNINNYQAYKKLMDEVGLSNTRITRSSSLSKRGGGGSGGKRGGNNGTGSRRMNMGSAGPNQMSPHDANQVPSHHPGMNQYPGVNYMGSPGVMYQGGIVPPQGPPVSDPYAMGYPGQQSYPVMMTPQMMTNYQYPASASSSGYNDKTPPQPQSQQSQQQQQQDVAMMQQLEQLSLSSAALGYNSNPGTPGDTRAQQQNSFF, encoded by the coding sequence ATGGCCACCAGCCATCCATCCGATACGCTTGGCGGTGATTTTTTGGATAGCAACTCCATCAACGCCAGAAGGAAGCGGTCTGGCTCGCtcttctccacaaactccatTTGGAACGACGATAATATCTCCATCCAGTCGCAAAATTTATTGGAATCAACCATCAGCAACAACACAATTGGAACCCCCAGTTCCTTTATTAGCCCTACGTTGGGTGCCCAGCCGTCAAGCTTGAATTTGAATGGTGTTTCCAATAACCCTAATGTTAATGATCCTGATAATAATGACTATAATGCCAATGTCCACCAAATGATTAATAGAAATAGATCCTACACAACCAATGCAACTCTCCCAGCAAATGGACATGGTCACATGGACTTGAGCATGCTTGATGCTAATGGTGTCAATGCCCAGTCTGGGTTGTCTCCTCAGTACATGTCAACTTCAGCTGGAAACAAAAACGAGATTAATTCACTTCTCGGCAACTTGATGTCAAATATAGGCGGAACAAGTCCTGGAGCAGCTCGTAACAGAGCCCAAACCTTCTCGGGAATGGTTCCTCTTCAGTCTGAAGGAGTTCACTCCCAACAATACTACAACCGTTtgcagcaacagcagcaacatgttcaacaacagcaacatGCTCAGCAACAACCACAGtaccaacaagttcaatttcaataTGGCCAGAATTATGCTCAACAGCCGCTTCTTGtcgatgattttgatatGAGTCTGATggtcatcaccaacaactttgaGAACCCTAACTTGGGGCCAACCAACCACCTTTTGTTTGACAACTTGCCTCTGTTCTTCGATTCGGCCAAGTTATTTTCTGTTTTAAACGACTCCTTtggcaacaacaacaggcacttgaacaatatcTTGAGCATCAGAACCACAACCACATCCACCTCGAAATTAGCATTGGTTACCTGCTCGTCTCTTGAGGTGGCTATGAACTTGAAAGCTAACTTCAATCACTATGAAGTGGTCCCAGGAATCATTTTGTATATTGCATTTGCCAAATGCCATGACCCGGTGCCCACTTCCACTGgctcatcaagttcatcatcaaaatcaacttcaGGCCAGACCACGAACTCAAACAACGTGAACCATTCCCCAGACCATGAGCCTGTTAACGAGGGTGTGAttgttttggaaaacaaaaaaattaGTCGAATTGACGTCCTGCAAGTGAAAGATTCCTTGTTACATacaattgatcaaattattggtgataatCACGGATCCCGTGTTGATAAAAATAAGATCATTTCTATCATCAACAGGACTTTGAGCtacacaaactcaaactaTCAAGACAATTTCGGTCCATTACCTGATCCTATCCCTGTTCGACAATTTGATGCACCTAAGTTAAGGGAATTGAGAAAAGATTTGGAATTCAACGAATTGCTTGTGTTAGAAGGCCATACGTTGCCTGAAACCAACGATAAACTCAAAAACCACAACATTGGTGATAACAGATCCATGAGCCAGATGGATTTGGAAGACTTATGTTTGGTCATGTTGGACGAATTACCAGAGTTATGCTACGACTACATTGGAAATACTGTTGTGCAGAAGTTGTTTCTCCTTGTAAAATCACCTTTGAttaagttgatgatggttAAAGAGATCACTCCATACTTGACTCAATTgagcatccacaaaaacgGTACCTGGGCCATCCAAAAGATTATTAATTTGTGCCATGACGACTACCAACAGCAATATATTATTGGGGCCAGTTTAAAGCCTTACACAGTCAAGTTATTCAACGACCAGTTTGGTAATTACGCATTGCAAGGTTgtatcaagttcaagtcacCATTTAATGATTTCCTTTTTGAGTCAATCTTGGATAACTTCATTGAAATaagttttggaagatttggcTCCAGAAGTATCAGGACTATCCTAGAAACTTCTGATGAAAGAtacatcaccaaagagcAGATAGTTTTGATCAGTGGGTTGATTATTGAATATGCCAATGAGTTGGTGGTCAATAATAACGGGTCTTTGTTGATCACTTGGTTTTTGGATACCTTTAGTGGATTTGGACACAGGTTCGAAAAGAAGTACGAGttattgaccaagaagttcgTGGAACACTTGGATGTATTATGTCGTCATaaattggccaacttgaccatcttgaagattttaAATAACAGACAAGACTTGAGGCTGAAACAAATCATCATGgacaagatctttggtAAGTTTGATGACActaatggtgatgaaacCATCAAACCCCCATCTAAGCTTTTGGAAACCATTTTGACTGAAGACTCCGATCCCAACAATAATGCTGGCCCATTATTCATCTACAAGATTTTGTCAAACCCattattgttgaacttgaccaactaTTCCCACAACCACGACGAAAAGGATATGAATAAAAATTCCCGGTACCAGAAGTTCATTATACAACAGATCAGAAGATTGTTGCTCGAGTTGAACATCAATAACTACCAAGCCtacaagaagttgatggacGAAGTTGGGTTGTCCAACACCAGAATCACCAGAAGCTCGTCCTTGTCCAAACGTGGAGGAGGAGGTAGTGGTGGTAAGAGAGGTGGTAACAATGGCACTGGCTCTCGCAGAATGAACATGGGAAGTGCTGGTCCTAATCAGATGTCACCTCACGATGCTAACCAAGTTCCTAGTCATCACCCAGGCATGAACCAATACCCTGGTGTAAACTACATGGGGAGTCCAGGAGTGATGTACCAAGGTGGAATAGTTCCTCCTCAAGGTCCTCCAGTATCTGACCCATACGCCATGGGATACCCTGGCCAACAGAGTTATCCGGTGATGATGACACCACAAATGATGACGAACTACCAGTATCCCGCGTCGGCCTCTTCTTCCGGATACAATGACAAAACGCCTCCTCAGCCCCAATCTCAACAGCtgcagcaacaacaacagcaagATGTAGCCATGATGCAACAATTGGAGCAATTGTCCCTCAGTTCTGCGGCTTTGGGATATAACTCTAATCCTGGCACCCCAGGTGATACTCGTGCTCAACAGCAGAACCTGTTCTTTTGA
- a CDS encoding mitochondrial 37S ribosomal protein mS42 (COG:P; EggNog:ENOG503NXSY) encodes MFSRITSASIRSIVRCQRSVHTVPQLKNQDVFLKNGIEGLYTPKGFEASWLQYQKYLTMNLTLLTNGTEGESRPPYQILLNTARQTLGQHTFHFASQAHNNHLMFEQLTNASEAQQSQPSRYLLGRLADAGYNNIEEFRDAFLSVAELSIGQGWVFLVEDADKSVRILRCNNDGTPYYYGKNQSLDLNGGVNEGNFEQLNLIKEAGTSNKRDFTLPILGISFWDTSYINDYGVNGKKEYLQSVWKCIDWNVVNGRLLQL; translated from the coding sequence ATGTTCAGCAGAATCACCAGTGCTTCCATAAGAAGTATCGTGCGCTGTCAGAGATCTGTGCATACGGTTCCTCAGTTGAAGAATCAAGATgtgttcttgaaaaacgGAATCGAAGGCTTATACACCCCCAAAGGGTTTGAGGCTTCTTGGTTACAGTACCAAAAGTATTTGACcatgaacttgacgttATTGACAAACGGGACTGAGGGCGAATCCAGGCCTCCTTACCAGATTCTCCTTAATACAGCTAGACAAACCTTAGGTCAGCACACCTTCCATTTTGCATCCCAGGCCCATAACAACCATTTGATGTTTGAGCAGTTGACCAATGCATCTGAAGCTCAACAATCTCAGCCTTCCAGATACTTGTTGGGTAGATTGGCTGATGCTGGATACAACAACATCGAGGAGTTCAGAGATGCATTTTTATCAGTGGCAGAACTATCTATTGGACAAGGGtgggtgtttttggtggaagatgCAGATAAGTCTGTGAGAATTTTGAGATGTAATAATGATGGAACTCCTTATTACTACGGAAAAAACCAgtctttggacttgaatgGAGGAGTCAATGAAGGtaactttgaacaattaaatttgatcaaagaagctgGTACCAGTAACAAGAGAGACTTCACTCTCCCTATCTTGGGTATAAGCTTCTGGGACACATCTTACATAAACGACTATGGAGTGAACGGCAAGAAGGAATACTTACAAAGCGTCTGGAAGTGTATTGACTGGAACGTTGTCAACGGTAGATTACTCCAATTGTAA
- the RPL43 gene encoding 60S ribosomal protein L43 (COG:J; EggNog:ENOG503P404): MSFHICGRFKMTKRTRKVGITGKFGVRYGSSLRKQTKKMEVQQHARYDCSFCGKRAVKRGAVGIWSCGSCRKTVAGGAYSVSTAAAATVRSTIRRLRDMAEA, translated from the exons ATGTCTTTTCATATTTGTGGCAG ATTTAAAAT GACTAAAAGAACTAGAAAAGTGGGTATCACCGGTAAGTTCGGTGTCAGATACGGTTCCTCCTTGAGAAAGCAAACCAAGAAGATGGAAGTTCAGCAACACGCTAGATACGACTGTTCTTTCTGTGGTAAGAGAGCTGTTAAGAGAGGTGCTGTTGGTATCTGGAGCTGTGGATCTTGTAGAAAGACCGTTGCTGGAGGTGCTTACTCTGTTTCCACCGCCGCTGCTGCCACCGTCAGATCCACCATCCGTCGTTTGAGAGACATGGCTGAAGCTTAA
- the oca3 gene encoding Inositol phosphatase SIW14 (COG:S; EggNog:ENOG503NW3W; BUSCO:EOG09263R62), giving the protein MSGFKFDLVKAKLLAIARTGVFVNFSPSKVDDTYNELKQLLINGDSIDIKDVYDLYELHVYLSLITNHDVEAKSYIDRIIDQFGDENSQRITLLKSIYYESQGSKKEGASILGANKNELRLSRRLLTYNRENLKGEEYVSNLVFYLNLQPADLIAWAELADEYAKLGHYDKSIFCLKEVLLEEPVAYPILYKVGLLNYYLFLQNFKEAIVKKDALVELMKYLVDSRNSWLRTIEVCKDHKASWLGVYLICNQSSFNDKLDKLANVKEFEKYKADIKRLSGPSAQKVMELNNITEKELKTLVL; this is encoded by the coding sequence ATGTCTGGATTTAAATTTGATTTGGTCAAAGCCAAACTCCTTGCAATTGCAAGAACCGGGGTGTTCGTCAACTTTTCGCCTTCCAAGGTAGACGATACATACAACGAGCTCAAGCAACTTCTTATCAACGGGGACTCCATCGACATCAAAGATGTCTATGACTTATATGAGCTCCACGTTTATTTGTCGTTAATCACCAACCATGATGTGGAGGCCAAGAGCTATATCGACAGAATTATAGAtcagtttggtgatgaaaattCCCAGCGGATCACTCTTTTGAAGTCGATATATTACGAAAGCCAGGGGTCGAAGAAGGAAGGTGCCAGTATCTTGGGCGCCAACAAAAATGAGTTGAGACTATCCAGGAGATTACTTACTTATAACAGAGAAAACCTTAAAGGTGAAGAGTATGTTAGTAACTTGGTATTTTACTTGAATCTCCAGCCAGCGGATTTAATTGCATGGGCCGAGTTGGCAGACGAGTATGCCAAGTTGGGTCACTATGACAAGAGTATCTTCTGCTTGAAGGAAGTTCTTTTAGAAGAGCCCGTGGCATATCCGATCTTGTATAAGGTGGGACTTTTGAACTACTATCTCTTCTTGCAGAACTTCAAGGAAGCTATTGTTAAGAAGGATGCGTTGGTGGAATTGAtgaagtacttggtggATTCTCGGAACAGCTGGTTGAGAACGATTGAAGTGTGTAAGGATCACAAGGCCAGTTGGTTGGGGGTGTACCttatttgcaaccagagcagtttcaacgacaagttggacaagttgGCAAACGTCaaggagtttgaaaagtacaaGGCCGACATCAAGAGGCTTTCTGGACCGAGTGCCCAGAAGGTCatggagttgaataacATCACTGAAAAAGAGTTGAAAACTTTGGTGTTGTAA
- the URA7 gene encoding CTP synthase ura7 (EggNog:ENOG503NU1Q; BUSCO:EOG092620EL; MEROPS:MER0437468; COG:F): MKYVVVSGGVISGIGKGVLASSTGLLFKTLGFRVTSIKIDPYMNIDAGTMSPLEHGECFVLNDGGEVDLDLGNYERYLNITLTRDHNITTGKIYSHVIEKERNGDYLGKTVQVVPHITNAIQDWVERVSRVPVDDSGLEPEICIVELGGTVGDIESAPFVEALRQFQFRVGPENFALIHVSLVPVIHGEQKTKPTQAAIKDLRSLGLTPDMIACRCQEELEAGTIEKIGMFCHVGPNQVIAVHDVNSTYHVPLLLKEQKMMKYLQKKLALENVQLPTEALSKGEQLLIKWRKLTSSHDKSFESVTIALVGKYTHLKDSYLSVIKSLEHASMKCHRRLKIEWVESTDLEEETKISNLSNYHKAWHYVCQADGILVPGGFGSRGIEGMVAAAKYARENDVPYLGICLGLQIAVIEFVRNVLGYEKSTSMEFDPETDEATASVVYMPDVDQIKLGGTMRLGIHETKFVADTDWSVLKKLYGGASSVYERHRHRYEVNPKLVGEIEAKGLKFIGKDETEQRMEMLELKGHKFLCGTQYHPEYISKVLDPSRPFVGLIASASGILEDILSSDDLDYKGEF, translated from the coding sequence ATGAAGTACGTTGTTGTTTCCGGAGGTGTCATCTCAGGTATTGGTAAAGGGGTTCTTGCCTCTTCTACTGGGTTGTTATTCAAGACTTTGGGATTTAGGGTAACCTCAATCAAAATCGATCCTTACATGAACATCGATGCCGGTACCATGTCACCATTAGAACACGGAGAGTGTTTTGTGTTGAATGACGGGGGTGAAGTCGACTTGGATTTGGGAAATTACGAACGGTACTTGAATATTACCTTGACTAGAGATCataacatcaccactggtAAGATCTATTCCCATGTTATTGAGAAGGAAAGAAACGGAGACTACTTGGGTAAAACCGTGCAAGTAGTGCCTCACATCACCAATGCAATCCAAGACTGGGTTGAAAGAGTCAGTCGAGTTCCAGTTGATGATTCAGGATTGGAACCGGAGATTTGTATTGTGGAATTGGGAGGAACCGTTGGTGACATTGAAAGTGCTCCATTTGTTGAGGCTTTAAGACAGTTTCAATTTAGAGTGGGGCCTGAGAACTTTGCCTTGATTCACGTGTCGTTGGTTCCTGTTATTCACGGAGAGCAGAAGACCAAGCCTACCCAAGCTGCTATCAAGGACTTGAGATCTTTGGGTTTGACCCCAGACATGATTGCTTGTAGATGTCaggaagagttggaagcTGGAACCATTGAAAAGATTGGAATGTTCTGTCATGTGGGGCCAAACCAGGTCATTGCCGTGCATGATGTTAACTCCACCTACCATGTGCCCTTGTTATTGAAGGAACaaaagatgatgaagtatttgcaaaagaagttggcGTTGGAAAACGTCCAGTTGCCAACCGAAGCTTTATCCAAGGGTGAACAacttttgatcaaatggAGGAAATTGACCTCTAGTCATGACAAATCTTTTGAGTCCGTCACTATTGCCTTGGTTGGAAAGTACACTCACTTGAAGGACTCTTATTTGTCGGtgatcaagtctttggaacATGCTTCCATGAAATGTCACAGAAGATTAAAGATCGAATGGGTCGAATCCACCGACTTGGAGGAAGAAACCAAgatttccaacttgtcCAACTATCACAAGGCATGGCACTACGTTTGCCAGGCCGATGGGATTTTGGTTCCTGGAGGATTTGGTAGTAGAGGTATTGAAGGTATGGTTGCGGCCGCCAAATATGCCAGAGAAAACGACGTTCCATACTTGGGAATCTGTCTTGGTTTACAAATTGCTGTTATCGAGTTTGTCAGAAACGTTTTGGGATACGAGAAATCCACCAGTATGGAATTTGATCCTGAAACTGACGAAGCTACGGCTTCTGTAGTTTACATGCCTGATGTTGACcagatcaagttgggagGAACCATGAGATTGGGTATCCACGAAACCAAGTTTGTGGCTGATACCGATTGGTctgttttgaagaagttatACGGAGGTGCTTCCTCAGTTTATGAAAGACACAGACACAGATATGAAGTCAATCCTAAGTTggttggagaaattgaGGCCAAGGGATTAAAGTTCATTGGTAAAGATGAAACCGAACAGAGAATGGAAATGTTGGAACTCAAGGGACATAAGTTCTTGTGTGGAACCCAATATCATCCTGAGTACATTTCCAAAGTGTTGGATCCATCGAGACCATTTGTGGGATTAATCGCGTCTGCTTCGGGGATTTTAGAAGATATCTTGAGCAGTGATGATTTAGACTACAAAGGAGAGTTTTGA
- a CDS encoding uncharacterized protein (COG:S; EggNog:ENOG503P2R4) has translation MEPYEFPKIHSFPPMYTQQPNATILDNQLGSWCDIILSYCEYYKISSITLTGTVIYSQFDDLDITQLPPVFENKAIDRAVNDEFKSTIFRHLIHKSKKAEYINAKSPEAGVLIYWRSLVDWANLIHDFVENTGQSGTVLTVYELTKSEDSGLPADLKNFDYNMLVKVLKNVLIKQGKAQILMSEDDPEQIGGVKIV, from the coding sequence ATGGAACCGTACGAATTCCCCAAAATCCACTCGTTCCCACCCATGTACACACAACAGCCTAATGCCACCATTCTAGACAATCAGCTTGGGTCCTGGTGCGATATAATACTCTCGTATTGCGAATACTACAAGATAAGTTCCATCACTCTCACAGGGACCGTTATCTACTCGCAATTTGACGATTTGGACATAACCCAATTACCACCGGTATTTGAGAACAAAGCCATCGATAGGGCTGTGAACgatgagttcaagtcgACGATATTCCGCCActtgatccacaaactgAAAAAAGCCGAGTACATCAATGCCAAACTGCCTGAAGCAGGGGTGCTCATATATTGGAGGTCACTAGTTGACTGGGCCAACCTTATCCACGATTTCGTGGAAAACACGGGGCAACTGGGAACGGTTCTCACGGTGTACGAATTGACGAAACTGGAAGATTCAGGTCTTCCTgctgacttgaagaattttgACTATAATATGTTGGTAAAAGTGCTAAAAAATgtgttgatcaaacagGGAAAAGCGCAGATATTGATGAGCGAAGACGACCCCGAACAGATTGGTGGAGTGAAGATTGTGTAA
- a CDS encoding uncharacterized protein (EggNog:ENOG503PVGC): MSQELSKAVDQFLAYTDIQSQHYGVPVFSHVRYGAAGDKPKHMADAEYTQKYNHFIKTLDTLSYYHEMKQLRDEQLSSIDTEYEYVIGQLPIVSESPSHEEVLTLLKRQISLKTDTLLNSYLQVMVPILRSLFHVDSNLTSSEINISRNLKFLFSKENENSSSNIHKLMQEYNINNQLSDIFAESTKDLADLYETIRPKLIEVNRLIKDIEQAKSDNLIKKSAAIKESLSSLDEKTARRKFSSLIKEWITIVSLANFLPNFIMCLPLNWYDDKVCFSIIKHCGKISEQFDNYLHLINKNKFEDLTIDDLLMIDLNLS, encoded by the coding sequence ATGTCTCAAGAACTATCGAAAGCTGTAGATCAGTTTTTGGCCTACACCGACATTCAATCCCAACACTACGGAGTACCAGTGTTCAGTCACGTGCGGTATGGTGCGGCAGGGGACAAGCCAAAACATATGGCCGATGCTGAGTATACCCAAAAGTACAATCACTTCATCAAGACTCTCGATACCCTATCATACTATCATGAAATGAAGCAATTAAGAGACGAGCAGTTGAGCTCTATAGATACAGAGTATGAGTATGTGATAGGTCAGCTACCAATTGTGTCCGAATCCCCATCTCATGAAGAGGTGTTGACATTACTCAAGAGACAAATCAGTCTAAAGACTGACACGCTATTGAATAGTTATTTACAGGTGATGGTGCCCATACTACGATCATTATTCCACGTGGACTCAAACCTCACGTCCAGTGAGATCAATATCTCCCGGAACTTAAAGTTTTTGTTCTCCAAGGAAAACGAGAATTCGTCTTCcaatatccacaaactAATGCAAGAGTATAACATAAATAACCAGTTATCTGACATATTTGCCGAAAGTACAAAGGATCTTGCAGATCTCTATGAAACCATCAGACCCAAGCTTATCGAGGTCAACCGGTTGATCAAAGATATCGAACAGGCCAAGAGTGACAACTTAATAAAGAAGTCGGCCGCCATCAAAGAgtcactttcttctttagATGAAAAGACTGCCAGGAGGAAATTTTCCCTGTTGATTAAGGAATGGATTACTATCGTCTCACTTGCCAATTTTCTACCCAACTTCATAATGTGTTTACCATTAAACTGGTATGATGACAAGGTATGCTTCAGTATCATCAAACACTGTGGCAAGATCTCCGAGCAGTTTGACAACTACTTGCACCTTATCAATAAGAACAAGTTCGAAGATTTGACCATTGATGACCTTCTCATGATAGACTTGAACCTTAGCTAG